A single region of the Acidobacteriota bacterium genome encodes:
- a CDS encoding carboxypeptidase regulatory-like domain-containing protein: MKRLAVALMLLVPVGLFADAPETATVSGTIVDPGGSILPGVSITLSSERGDKFTITDENGNFRFVGVVPDDYSLLAELQGLGTARAQFHAAAGDRKSIDLTLQAAVEGGVVEVTGETPMVDKFNVTAGSTVTSEIGEQTAGTTRTYYGVINALPGVTADAENDDIQQTRPSVNGTHFADQGVYIDGVDTTFAKFGGSRVFLPTTAVTEVSMEAGGSSAEYGRYIGSSTNVIVKSGTNRWHADALWQRQAIDWGSDYIDQPSIAARQNKPYPKDWFKRCHGDERDAGRGLIPAGELSSELFTTNREPCLPGSDEWAGASDGYEFSAGGPIRRDKAWFFLGVSEFDDAYSERLIGGDPYDISLFNDARIFKLNFQPTAEHSFAASAIDTPAFRNYFHIPSSDYWTPTPHENDSVLSTVNWNYAISGNWFLEAKVAQQETQENKYLACYNKLEQENPEVLSVDGIPILEWLAQDNFPAASAHMVETCLQAKSLDRGPIAGHMATNTSGGDTSYPLRFPFRPELGIFYPGNNYNVYRDNENLQAWHNGWILSDGFGFNAFPREQANVGLTQFVGANHELKYGLDYQDTKWEGENARVPLFNGWGFDATNPFGYYQAGSLEDDSCSLLRGYGTSPDNPNFLGATTRGRGCYFVDYNSPLLTCEGNHTDGLPHRPTQIERVNGEIVRTIGTCVGRGSGDTEVRDIGFYIRDRFTVGDHWVVNVGLRAEQQEAWNDVRRQVVDDTYVDPRINISYDVKGDGALLLNATWGQYHAMLNQAWISGGDVARPSMHDLWNGYEGREVFLFCDPLDVFGMNLLRSIGYISYDCNHPSRRDTIRNDTVGQGIPGYNVSWELAQPGLMWDAVQEGYYDFDIQTYYKQEAIIGLEWQFRPNWALDVKYIDWQLQDMMFSNFQLDYRGRNIGITENYHDLEKIVLAFDDARAQRWAEAGFDEADRTSAVNREALANADPAKNSYRGLQIQLNRRFADGWALYNNVAWSETDTTGGGVWWNNTDSGYLELAHVNLGEGHIEDCQESQTEPDRRTGRTRTFPEDCYARLSQFIGMPGSMINQRGPNHVYDRTWIYNSFGFKTWRIGNQDLTLGGHLTFQTGTPWYRSEGAGVGAAKTCAPGARPSGLRTCPPITPSDPTSDARPGTANGGIGVRLFPSGAEGHRTSDEYTVNLSGAWGFPMGYRDVRGEVRVEVLNATNQQRRRDWDGRGEVYPVRRFFQRPRQIRANIKFRF, translated from the coding sequence ATGAAGCGACTCGCAGTGGCCCTGATGCTGCTCGTTCCGGTCGGCCTGTTCGCCGATGCACCGGAAACGGCAACCGTCAGCGGCACGATCGTTGATCCCGGAGGCTCGATCCTTCCCGGCGTCAGCATTACCCTGTCCAGTGAGCGTGGCGACAAGTTCACGATCACGGACGAGAACGGGAACTTCCGTTTCGTTGGGGTCGTCCCGGACGACTACAGCCTGTTGGCGGAACTGCAGGGACTGGGCACGGCCCGGGCCCAGTTCCACGCCGCGGCCGGTGACCGGAAGTCCATCGACCTGACGCTTCAGGCCGCCGTCGAGGGCGGCGTCGTGGAAGTCACGGGCGAAACTCCCATGGTCGACAAGTTCAACGTCACCGCGGGCAGCACGGTGACCTCCGAGATCGGTGAACAGACGGCGGGCACGACGCGCACCTACTACGGCGTGATCAACGCTCTGCCGGGCGTCACCGCCGACGCGGAGAACGACGACATCCAGCAGACGCGGCCGTCCGTCAACGGCACCCACTTCGCCGACCAGGGCGTCTACATCGACGGTGTCGACACGACGTTCGCCAAGTTCGGCGGCAGCCGGGTCTTCCTGCCCACGACGGCGGTCACCGAGGTGTCCATGGAAGCCGGCGGCTCCTCCGCGGAGTACGGCCGCTACATCGGCTCCTCGACCAACGTGATCGTCAAGTCGGGCACCAACCGGTGGCACGCCGATGCGCTCTGGCAGCGCCAGGCGATCGACTGGGGCTCCGACTACATCGACCAGCCGTCGATCGCGGCACGCCAGAACAAGCCCTACCCGAAGGACTGGTTCAAGCGCTGCCACGGCGACGAGCGCGATGCCGGGCGCGGGCTGATTCCCGCCGGCGAGCTCAGTTCGGAGCTGTTCACGACGAACCGCGAGCCCTGCCTGCCCGGCAGCGACGAGTGGGCCGGTGCCTCCGACGGCTACGAGTTCTCGGCCGGCGGCCCGATCCGGCGTGACAAGGCGTGGTTCTTCCTGGGCGTCAGCGAGTTCGACGACGCGTATTCCGAGCGGCTGATCGGCGGCGACCCGTACGACATCAGCCTGTTCAACGACGCGCGCATCTTCAAGCTGAACTTCCAGCCCACCGCGGAGCACTCCTTCGCCGCTTCGGCGATCGACACGCCCGCCTTCCGGAACTACTTCCACATTCCGTCCTCGGACTACTGGACGCCGACGCCGCACGAGAACGACAGCGTGCTGTCGACGGTCAACTGGAACTACGCCATCTCCGGCAACTGGTTCCTGGAAGCGAAGGTCGCCCAGCAGGAGACGCAGGAGAACAAGTACCTCGCCTGCTACAACAAGCTGGAGCAGGAGAACCCCGAAGTTCTCAGCGTCGACGGGATCCCCATCCTCGAATGGCTGGCTCAGGACAACTTCCCCGCAGCCTCGGCCCACATGGTGGAAACCTGCCTGCAGGCGAAGTCGCTCGACCGCGGTCCGATCGCCGGTCACATGGCGACGAACACCTCGGGCGGCGACACCAGCTACCCGTTGCGGTTCCCGTTCCGGCCCGAACTGGGCATCTTCTATCCCGGCAACAACTACAACGTGTACCGGGACAACGAGAACCTGCAGGCCTGGCACAACGGCTGGATTCTCTCGGACGGCTTCGGCTTCAACGCCTTCCCGCGCGAGCAGGCGAACGTCGGCCTGACCCAGTTCGTCGGCGCCAACCACGAGTTGAAGTACGGCCTGGACTACCAGGACACGAAGTGGGAGGGTGAGAACGCCCGCGTGCCGCTATTCAACGGCTGGGGCTTCGACGCCACGAACCCCTTCGGCTACTACCAGGCCGGGTCGCTCGAGGACGATTCGTGTTCCCTCCTGCGGGGTTACGGCACATCGCCCGACAACCCGAACTTCCTCGGCGCCACGACGCGGGGCCGCGGTTGCTACTTCGTCGATTACAACTCGCCGCTCCTGACCTGCGAGGGCAACCACACGGACGGCTTGCCGCACCGGCCGACCCAGATCGAGCGCGTGAACGGCGAGATCGTCCGCACGATCGGTACCTGCGTGGGGCGTGGCAGCGGTGACACCGAGGTTCGCGACATCGGCTTCTACATCCGCGACCGGTTCACCGTCGGCGACCACTGGGTGGTCAACGTTGGCCTCCGGGCGGAACAGCAAGAGGCCTGGAACGATGTCCGGCGGCAGGTCGTGGACGACACCTACGTCGATCCGCGGATCAACATCTCCTACGACGTGAAGGGTGACGGCGCTCTGCTGCTCAACGCCACGTGGGGCCAGTATCACGCGATGCTGAACCAGGCGTGGATCTCGGGCGGCGATGTGGCCCGGCCCAGCATGCACGATCTGTGGAACGGCTACGAGGGACGGGAGGTCTTCCTGTTCTGCGATCCGCTCGACGTCTTCGGCATGAACCTGCTGAGGTCGATCGGGTACATCAGCTACGACTGCAACCACCCGTCGCGGCGGGACACGATCCGCAACGACACGGTGGGCCAGGGAATCCCCGGCTACAACGTTTCCTGGGAACTGGCGCAGCCGGGTCTGATGTGGGACGCGGTCCAGGAGGGCTACTACGACTTCGATATCCAGACCTACTACAAGCAGGAGGCGATCATCGGCCTCGAGTGGCAGTTCCGCCCGAACTGGGCGCTGGATGTCAAGTACATCGACTGGCAGTTGCAGGACATGATGTTCTCCAACTTCCAGCTCGATTACCGGGGCCGCAACATCGGCATCACCGAGAACTATCACGACCTCGAGAAGATCGTTCTCGCGTTTGACGATGCGAGAGCGCAGAGGTGGGCGGAAGCCGGCTTCGACGAGGCGGACCGCACGAGTGCCGTCAACCGCGAGGCCCTGGCCAACGCGGATCCTGCGAAGAACTCCTACCGGGGTCTGCAGATCCAGTTGAACCGGCGGTTCGCGGACGGTTGGGCGCTCTACAACAACGTCGCCTGGTCCGAGACGGACACCACGGGCGGAGGCGTCTGGTGGAACAACACGGACAGCGGCTACCTGGAACTCGCTCACGTGAACCTCGGCGAGGGCCACATCGAGGACTGTCAGGAAAGCCAGACGGAACCTGATCGCCGCACCGGCAGGACGAGGACATTTCCCGAGGACTGCTACGCGCGGCTCTCGCAGTTCATCGGCATGCCGGGCAGCATGATCAACCAGCGCGGTCCAAACCACGTGTACGACCGCACCTGGATCTACAACTCCTTCGGGTTCAAGACCTGGCGGATCGGTAACCAGGATCTGACGCTGGGTGGTCACCTGACCTTCCAGACCGGCACCCCCTGGTACCGGTCGGAAGGCGCCGGCGTCGGCGCCGCGAAGACCTGCGCCCCGGGCGCGAGGCCTTCGGGACTGCGGACCTGCCCGCCGATCACTCCCTCCGACCCGACCAGCGACGCGCGGCCGGGCACGGCGAATGGCGGTATCGGCGTTCGCCTGTTCCCGTCGGGCGCCGAGGGACACCGAACCTCGGACGAGTACACGGTCAACCTGAGTGGCGCCTGGGGCTTCCCCATGGGCTACCGGGACGTTCGTGGCGAGGTCCGGGTGGAGGTCCTGAACGCGACGAACCAGCAGCGTCGTCGCGATTGGGACGGTCGTGGCGAGGTCTACCCCGTGCGCCGGTTCTTCCAGCGCCCGCGGCAGATCCGCGCCAACATCAAGTTCCGGTTCTAG
- a CDS encoding carboxypeptidase-like regulatory domain-containing protein, with amino-acid sequence MKRFLLASLLVLVPVCGLADAPETATISGRIVDPGGSPLPGVSVTLSGERGDKFGITDDNGAYRFVGVTPGDYTLTATLEGLGEAAAGVRAVAGDRTSLDLTLQAAIEGEVTVTGETPMVDKFNVSAGATVSGEIGEQIGGVTRTYYGIINAMPGVTADAENDDIQQTRPSVNGAHFADQGVFIDGVDTTFAKFGGSRVRVPTTALTEVSMEAGGSSAEYGRYVGSATNVIVKSGTNRFHADTLWNHQRVDWGADYKDQPSLTERTNKPYPADWFRRCHGDERDEGRGLIPGGTDGSRELEPCRPGGSEWAGASDGFEVSLGGPIVRDRFWFYTGYSEFDDAYAERLVGGDPYDISLFDDTRIMKLNLQASSAHAMNASWIETPTFRNYFNPQSFDYWTPTPHENDSDLITANWNWAISSNWFLEAKLAQQETQENKYLGCHNTLAEENPAVLDVDGMPILDWLGLSHLPEVPAEMVTTCLQAKAFDRGPEAGHSELNTSGGDTNFPLRFPFDPSRGIFWPGNNYRVYVDSENLGAWHNGWILSDGFGFNAFPREQANIGLTQFVGANHELKYGIDYQDTKWEGENARTSFMNGWGYDSYNPFGYGGAGGLGDDSCALTRNIGFYDPDDPHWSGLPTRGRICTYVDYNSPKLSCEGEVGSELTPVEITRSNGQIHRTPWNHRTSCIGRGTGDAEMADTAFYMRDRFTVGDHWTFNLGVRAEIQEGWNDIRRKVVDATYADPRVNITYDVKGDGRLLFTANWGQYHAMLNQAWISGGGDTAGGMHDQWNGYEGYEVWLFCDPIEAAVFCRVPDREDTRFAGTVGLPLPGYNFAWSTLVPGLMWDAVRPCQDGDVAGVDCELWNHDIDPYYREDLILGLEWQFAPNWALDVKYIDWQMQDMMFSNTQYDHQSRNIFVTGNYHDLAEIVTALADAREAKGIERNLNDEALAAADPAKNSYRGLQVQLNRRFADGWALYNNVAWSETDTTGAGAWWNNTNSSYLENLSVVLDQRHIDECNAGQAIPDRRTGRTELIPVDCTQALSQYLGVPVSMINRRGLNGAYDRTWIYNSFGFKTWRLGGHDLTLSGHLSFQTGTPWVRSESASIDFDEVVGSDPARVQRNPNDPKPGTPNDSVGLNLHTPGTQGRFTSDEYTLNLSGAWGFPMGYRDVRGEVRVEVLNATNQQRRRSWGGDGQVYPVRRFFQRPRQVRASLRFRF; translated from the coding sequence ATGAAGCGATTCTTGCTGGCCTCGTTGCTGGTTCTGGTGCCCGTCTGCGGGCTCGCGGACGCACCGGAAACCGCAACGATCAGCGGCCGGATAGTAGACCCCGGCGGCTCCCCGCTGCCCGGCGTGAGCGTCACGCTGAGCGGTGAGCGCGGGGACAAGTTCGGCATCACCGACGACAACGGTGCTTACCGATTCGTCGGCGTGACTCCCGGCGACTACACCCTGACCGCCACACTGGAGGGCCTCGGCGAAGCCGCGGCTGGAGTGCGCGCGGTCGCCGGCGATCGCACATCTCTTGACCTCACCTTGCAGGCCGCGATCGAGGGCGAGGTCACCGTCACCGGGGAGACGCCCATGGTCGACAAGTTCAACGTCTCCGCGGGCGCCACGGTCTCCGGCGAGATCGGCGAGCAGATCGGCGGCGTCACCCGGACCTACTACGGCATCATCAACGCCATGCCCGGCGTCACCGCCGATGCGGAGAACGACGACATTCAGCAGACCCGGCCCTCGGTCAACGGCGCGCACTTCGCCGACCAGGGTGTGTTCATCGACGGCGTGGACACGACCTTCGCCAAGTTCGGCGGCAGCCGGGTTCGGGTGCCGACCACGGCCTTGACCGAGGTCTCGATGGAAGCCGGCGGTTCGTCGGCGGAGTACGGGCGCTATGTCGGCTCCGCGACCAACGTGATCGTGAAGTCGGGCACGAACCGCTTCCACGCCGACACGCTCTGGAATCACCAGCGTGTCGACTGGGGCGCGGACTACAAGGACCAGCCCTCACTCACCGAGCGGACGAACAAGCCCTATCCGGCTGACTGGTTCAGGCGCTGCCACGGCGACGAGCGGGACGAGGGCCGCGGCCTGATTCCCGGCGGTACTGACGGCTCGCGCGAACTCGAGCCCTGCCGCCCCGGTGGCTCCGAGTGGGCCGGCGCCAGCGACGGCTTCGAAGTCTCGCTCGGCGGCCCGATCGTGCGCGACAGGTTCTGGTTCTACACCGGCTACAGCGAGTTCGACGACGCCTACGCGGAGCGGCTGGTCGGGGGCGACCCGTACGACATCAGCCTGTTCGACGACACCCGCATCATGAAGTTGAACCTGCAGGCAAGCAGCGCGCACGCGATGAACGCCTCGTGGATCGAGACACCCACCTTCAGGAACTACTTCAACCCGCAGTCCTTCGACTACTGGACCCCGACTCCCCACGAGAACGACAGCGACCTGATCACCGCCAACTGGAACTGGGCGATCTCGTCGAACTGGTTCCTGGAGGCCAAGTTGGCCCAGCAGGAGACGCAGGAGAACAAGTATCTCGGCTGCCACAACACCCTGGCCGAAGAGAATCCCGCGGTTCTGGACGTCGACGGCATGCCGATCCTTGACTGGCTCGGCCTCAGCCACCTGCCGGAAGTGCCAGCCGAGATGGTCACAACCTGCCTGCAGGCGAAGGCGTTTGACCGCGGACCGGAAGCGGGCCACTCCGAGTTGAACACCTCGGGCGGCGACACGAACTTCCCGCTACGGTTCCCCTTCGATCCTAGCCGGGGCATCTTCTGGCCGGGCAACAACTACAGGGTCTACGTCGACAGCGAGAACCTCGGCGCCTGGCACAACGGCTGGATCCTGTCCGATGGCTTCGGCTTCAACGCCTTCCCGCGGGAGCAGGCGAACATCGGCTTGACGCAGTTCGTCGGCGCGAACCACGAGCTGAAGTACGGCATCGACTACCAAGACACGAAGTGGGAGGGCGAGAACGCCCGGACCTCCTTCATGAACGGCTGGGGCTACGACTCCTACAACCCCTTCGGGTACGGCGGAGCCGGCGGCCTGGGCGACGACAGTTGCGCACTGACTCGCAACATCGGCTTCTACGATCCTGACGATCCCCACTGGTCCGGCCTGCCGACCCGTGGACGGATCTGCACCTACGTCGACTACAACTCGCCCAAGCTCAGTTGTGAAGGCGAGGTCGGTTCGGAGCTCACACCGGTCGAGATCACGCGCTCGAACGGCCAGATCCACCGGACGCCCTGGAACCACCGAACGAGTTGCATCGGCCGTGGAACGGGCGATGCAGAGATGGCGGACACGGCCTTCTATATGAGGGACCGGTTCACCGTCGGGGATCACTGGACGTTCAACCTGGGCGTGCGCGCCGAGATCCAGGAAGGCTGGAACGACATTCGCCGTAAGGTCGTTGACGCCACCTACGCGGATCCGCGCGTGAACATCACGTACGACGTCAAAGGCGACGGGCGGCTCCTGTTCACCGCGAACTGGGGTCAGTACCACGCGATGCTGAACCAGGCCTGGATCTCCGGCGGCGGAGACACCGCCGGGGGCATGCACGACCAGTGGAACGGCTACGAGGGCTACGAAGTCTGGCTCTTCTGCGATCCGATCGAGGCGGCCGTGTTCTGCCGGGTGCCGGATCGTGAAGATACGCGGTTTGCCGGCACGGTCGGTCTGCCGTTGCCGGGCTACAACTTCGCCTGGAGCACGCTGGTGCCTGGCCTGATGTGGGATGCGGTCAGACCCTGCCAGGACGGCGACGTCGCGGGCGTGGACTGCGAACTCTGGAACCACGACATCGACCCGTACTACCGGGAAGACCTCATCCTGGGGCTGGAGTGGCAGTTCGCACCGAACTGGGCGCTCGACGTGAAGTACATCGACTGGCAGATGCAGGACATGATGTTCTCCAACACCCAGTACGACCACCAGTCGCGCAACATCTTCGTCACCGGCAACTACCACGACCTCGCGGAGATCGTGACCGCTTTGGCGGACGCCCGTGAAGCCAAGGGGATCGAACGGAATCTGAACGACGAGGCCCTCGCCGCCGCAGACCCCGCAAAGAACTCCTACCGGGGGCTGCAGGTCCAGCTCAACCGCCGATTTGCGGACGGCTGGGCGCTCTACAACAACGTGGCGTGGTCGGAGACCGACACCACGGGTGCCGGGGCCTGGTGGAACAACACGAACAGCAGCTATCTGGAGAACCTGAGTGTCGTCCTGGATCAGCGGCACATCGATGAATGCAACGCCGGACAGGCGATCCCCGATCGTCGTACCGGTCGCACGGAACTCATTCCGGTGGATTGCACCCAGGCTCTGTCGCAGTATCTCGGTGTTCCGGTCTCGATGATCAACCGGCGTGGGCTCAATGGCGCCTACGACCGCACCTGGATCTACAATTCGTTCGGCTTCAAGACGTGGCGCCTCGGCGGCCACGACCTGACTCTGAGCGGTCACCTCTCGTTCCAGACCGGCACTCCCTGGGTACGCTCGGAAAGCGCGAGCATCGACTTCGATGAGGTCGTTGGCTCCGACCCGGCAAGGGTCCAGCGCAATCCGAACGACCCGAAACCGGGCACGCCGAATGACAGCGTGGGCCTGAATCTGCACACCCCTGGCACGCAGGGCCGGTTCACGTCGGACGAGTACACCCTCAACCTCAGCGGTGCCTGGGGCTTCCCCATGGGCTACCGCGACGTGAGGGGCGAAGTCCGGGTCGAGGTGCTGAACGCCACCAACCAGCAGCGGCGACGCTCCTGGGGCGGCGACGGCCAGGTGTACCCCGTGCGGCGCTTCTTCCAGCGGCCGCGCCAGGTGCGCGCCTCGCTGAGGTTCCGCTTCTAG